The following proteins come from a genomic window of bacterium:
- the amrS gene encoding AmmeMemoRadiSam system radical SAM enzyme, whose amino-acid sequence MDKNPKVKKALFGKVEGGKLSCGLCPHNCLLPEGLLGFCGTRKNSGGELFTLIYGCVSSMGVDPIEKKPLYHFYPGSRILSAGTVGCNFRCSFCQNWEISQNTSFPCKFIGPEELISFAAEKKSIGVAYTYSEPLIWYEYVLDCAKLCKSKGLKNVLVTNGYINQGPLKQLLPFIDAMNVDLKSFSDNFYRKLCKGALEPVLNTIRTASGACHMEITNLLIPGHNDSESEIEDMSRWIENNAGRGTPLHISKYFPGYRFNAPETGAEAISAARDIALKHLDFVYAGNIDVPGSSDTLCPRCGALLIGRSGYNTEIKNLKKNICGKCGSEINIINS is encoded by the coding sequence ATGGATAAAAATCCAAAAGTAAAGAAAGCGTTGTTCGGAAAAGTTGAGGGCGGAAAGCTGTCATGCGGATTATGCCCGCACAATTGTCTCTTGCCGGAAGGCTTGCTGGGCTTTTGCGGCACGAGAAAAAATTCCGGCGGAGAGTTGTTTACCTTGATATATGGGTGTGTGAGCAGCATGGGCGTTGACCCGATAGAGAAAAAACCGCTTTATCATTTTTACCCCGGAAGCAGAATTCTCAGCGCGGGAACCGTGGGGTGTAATTTCCGCTGTTCTTTCTGCCAGAACTGGGAAATCTCCCAGAACACTTCTTTCCCGTGTAAGTTCATTGGGCCCGAAGAACTTATTTCTTTTGCCGCGGAGAAAAAATCTATCGGCGTAGCGTATACTTATTCGGAACCTTTGATATGGTATGAATATGTGCTGGATTGCGCAAAACTGTGTAAATCAAAGGGGCTTAAAAATGTCCTGGTAACAAACGGTTATATCAATCAGGGACCTTTGAAACAGCTTCTTCCCTTTATTGATGCCATGAATGTGGATTTAAAATCATTCAGCGACAATTTTTACAGGAAACTTTGCAAAGGCGCTCTTGAGCCTGTTCTCAATACCATCCGTACGGCTTCAGGAGCCTGTCATATGGAAATTACGAATTTGCTGATTCCCGGGCATAATGATTCGGAAAGTGAAATTGAGGATATGAGCAGGTGGATAGAGAATAATGCCGGAAGAGGAACCCCTTTGCATATAAGTAAATATTTTCCCGGATACAGGTTCAATGCGCCTGAAACCGGAGCAGAGGCGATTAGCGCCGCCAGGGATATAGCGCTGAAGCATCTGGATTTTGTGTATGCCGGCAATATTGATGTGCCCGGATCGTCTGATACTTTGTGTCCCCGATGCGGCGCCCTTCTTATCGGGCGGAGCGGGTATAACACGGAAATTAAAAATCTGAAAAAAAATATTTGTGGTAAATGCGGCTCCGAAATAAATATAATTAATAGTTGA
- a CDS encoding L-threonylcarbamoyladenylate synthase, which yields MKIYIANNPEEIETAVSEAAKVIKAGGIIAFPTETVYGLGADAGNPDAVNRLYEIKKRDKNKPFTNLIASAGQIKRTCVVTKGAEKIIRNFWPGPVTLIFRSSEGKEGYRVPSNSIALRLLQECGRALAAPSANPSGFKNPNDAQTVKSYFGKEIDLLIDGGSADLGVESTVIDFSTGKPSVLRTGAVSVRDIREKTGVELDIASEL from the coding sequence TTGAAAATTTATATTGCAAATAACCCCGAAGAAATAGAAACCGCCGTTTCAGAAGCGGCGAAAGTTATAAAAGCCGGCGGGATCATAGCGTTTCCCACGGAAACAGTTTACGGGCTTGGCGCCGATGCGGGCAACCCTGATGCGGTTAACAGGTTGTATGAAATAAAAAAACGCGATAAAAACAAGCCTTTTACGAATTTAATCGCGTCCGCCGGGCAGATAAAAAGAACATGTGTCGTTACTAAAGGGGCTGAAAAAATCATTAGAAATTTCTGGCCCGGCCCGGTGACACTAATATTCAGAAGTTCAGAGGGAAAAGAAGGGTACAGGGTTCCTTCAAACAGTATTGCATTAAGGCTGCTTCAGGAGTGCGGAAGAGCTTTAGCCGCCCCGAGCGCGAATCCAAGCGGATTTAAAAACCCAAATGACGCTCAGACTGTCAAAAGCTATTTTGGAAAGGAAATTGATCTTTTGATTGACGGAGGTTCCGCGGATTTGGGTGTAGAATCGACGGTAATTGATTTTTCCACGGGGAAACCGTCCGTCCTGAGAACAGGAGCCGTATCCGTCCGGGATATCAGGGAAAAAACAGGTGTTGAGCTTGATATCGCTTCAGAGTTATGA
- a CDS encoding low molecular weight protein arginine phosphatase: MKKPIKKVLFVCTGNSCRSPMAEGYFNFLSAAGKTGVNSESAGVFAIDGFPPSAEAAKVMEDRGIDISSHKTRRLSQKIIDLSDIVIVMSDSHKREVEKKFKTGGKEVKLLKEFGESDNINSMDIRDPIGMPVDVYRACFEEMKPLIENLLEDICG, from the coding sequence ATGAAAAAGCCCATAAAAAAAGTTTTGTTTGTGTGTACCGGCAACAGCTGCCGTTCTCCGATGGCGGAAGGATATTTTAACTTCCTGTCAGCCGCAGGAAAAACGGGTGTGAATTCGGAATCGGCGGGGGTTTTCGCCATTGACGGATTTCCCCCGAGCGCGGAAGCGGCCAAAGTGATGGAGGATCGGGGAATAGATATTTCTTCTCATAAAACCAGAAGGCTTTCCCAGAAAATAATAGATTTATCCGATATAGTCATTGTTATGTCGGATTCACATAAGCGCGAAGTCGAAAAAAAATTTAAGACAGGCGGGAAAGAAGTAAAATTGTTAAAGGAATTTGGTGAAAGTGATAATATAAATTCCATGGATATCAGAGATCCGATAGGGATGCCTGTTGATGTTTACCGGGCTTGTTTTGAGGAAATGAAACCGTTAATTGAAAATTTACTGGAGGATATATGCGGATAG
- the nrdR gene encoding transcriptional regulator NrdR: protein MRCPYCDYDGDKVVDSRSSNDGVVIRRRRECLKCSKRFTTYERVEKIHISVIKRGNIREDFDRGKMLEGVLKACQKRPISLDRIEQLVDEVGQEIEAEGKKEIKSEEIGNIVMNKLQSLDDVAYVRFASVYRQFKDVNQFMSEIKSILNEEKRNDKRGR from the coding sequence ATGCGATGTCCTTATTGTGATTATGATGGAGACAAAGTGGTTGACTCCAGATCGTCGAATGACGGTGTAGTGATAAGGCGGCGGCGGGAATGTCTTAAATGTTCAAAAAGGTTTACCACATACGAAAGAGTCGAAAAAATACATATTTCTGTGATAAAGAGAGGTAACATAAGGGAAGATTTTGACAGGGGAAAGATGCTTGAAGGAGTTTTAAAGGCCTGCCAGAAAAGGCCCATCAGCCTTGACAGGATAGAACAGCTTGTAGATGAAGTAGGGCAGGAAATAGAAGCTGAAGGGAAAAAAGAAATAAAGTCCGAAGAAATAGGCAATATAGTTATGAATAAACTCCAGTCGCTTGATGATGTGGCATATGTCAGATTTGCCTCGGTTTACAGGCAGTTTAAGGATGTCAACCAGTTTATGTCCGAGATAAAGAGTATATTAAATGAGGAGAAGAGGAATGATAAAAGAGGTCGATAA
- a CDS encoding RpiB/LacA/LacB family sugar-phosphate isomerase: protein MRIAVASDHGGYLFKKELIAYLQGLGHVVGDFGCEDENSCDYPDYGIPAARSVSEGNNDRAILICTNGIGMCMLANKIPGIRAALVYSEKTAEKTRQHHDSNVLCLGGQEFSFDDLKKFVYIWLNTGFEGGRHERRVNKINGLD, encoded by the coding sequence ATGCGGATAGCCGTTGCAAGTGATCACGGTGGATACCTTTTTAAAAAGGAACTTATAGCATATCTTCAAGGGCTCGGACATGTTGTCGGGGATTTTGGTTGCGAAGACGAGAACTCCTGCGATTATCCGGATTACGGCATACCCGCCGCGCGGAGTGTTTCGGAAGGGAATAATGACAGGGCTATACTTATATGCACAAACGGGATCGGGATGTGTATGCTGGCGAATAAAATACCGGGGATAAGGGCGGCTCTCGTATATAGCGAAAAAACCGCGGAGAAGACGAGGCAGCACCATGATTCAAATGTGTTATGCCTGGGCGGGCAGGAATTCAGTTTTGATGATCTGAAAAAATTTGTATATATCTGGCTGAACACCGGTTTTGAAGGCGGAAGACACGAAAGAAGAGTAAATAAAATCAATGGCCTTGATTAA
- a CDS encoding anaerobic ribonucleoside-triphosphate reductase, whose amino-acid sequence MKTEEFLNRCVGEGFEWAEGKYKDETGVYVKNPRIGTCAHFKEEAIENNEWDVLKTQVLQGKDIYHVSRIVGYFSRIENWNKSKLGELTDRRKGNYAV is encoded by the coding sequence ATGAAAACGGAAGAATTTCTCAACAGATGCGTGGGCGAAGGATTCGAATGGGCGGAAGGAAAATACAAGGATGAAACCGGAGTTTATGTTAAAAACCCCAGAATCGGGACATGCGCGCATTTTAAAGAAGAAGCCATCGAAAATAATGAATGGGATGTTCTGAAAACACAAGTCCTGCAGGGCAAAGACATCTATCATGTCAGCCGTATAGTCGGTTATTTTTCAAGGATAGAGAACTGGAATAAGAGCAAACTGGGCGAATTGACAGACAGGCGCAAGGGTAATTACGCTGTCTGA
- a CDS encoding anaerobic ribonucleoside-triphosphate reductase activating protein: MRISKSQSLPEIKGFIKNTLIEWDGFLSSEVFLPNCNFRCPFCHSYKLFQSPGEIPSVKWEEVISYMTEKNQWVDGLVICGGEPLMDKDIVSCLRMLKSEGIKVKVDTNGYFPGVLKKILEEKLAAYVAMDVKAPLNNSDYGAAAGIRDIDVSRIRDSIDIIMKSSSDYEFRTTACPLFVNEKNIEDIAMAIKGAKKYSIQQFNPENCLSGELREIKPYMKEYIEKMRETAVKYVQRCVIKGI; the protein is encoded by the coding sequence ATGCGAATAAGCAAATCACAGAGTTTACCGGAAATAAAAGGGTTCATTAAGAATACATTAATAGAGTGGGATGGTTTCCTGTCCTCGGAAGTGTTCCTTCCGAACTGCAATTTCAGATGCCCGTTTTGCCATTCATATAAGTTGTTCCAGTCTCCGGGGGAAATCCCTTCGGTAAAATGGGAAGAAGTCATTTCTTACATGACTGAAAAGAACCAGTGGGTGGACGGGCTTGTTATATGCGGCGGAGAACCGCTTATGGATAAGGATATTGTTTCCTGCCTCCGCATGCTCAAATCCGAAGGGATTAAAGTCAAAGTTGATACTAACGGGTATTTCCCCGGCGTGCTTAAGAAGATATTGGAAGAAAAACTGGCGGCATATGTGGCTATGGATGTAAAAGCTCCCTTGAACAACTCCGATTACGGAGCCGCCGCGGGGATCAGGGACATTGATGTATCAAGGATAAGGGATTCCATAGATATAATCATGAAGTCTTCATCCGATTATGAGTTCCGGACGACAGCATGCCCTCTTTTTGTTAACGAAAAAAATATCGAAGATATAGCCATGGCGATCAAAGGCGCTAAAAAATATTCTATTCAGCAATTCAATCCCGAAAACTGTTTGAGCGGGGAATTGAGAGAAATAAAACCTTATATGAAAGAATATATCGAAAAGATGAGGGAAACCGCCGTAAAATACGTCCAGCGTTGTGTAATCAAAGGCATCTGA
- a CDS encoding thioredoxin family protein, protein MRIKIFGKLNCAKCETTKNKFSHFLQKWDCKGKANIEFFDMDTIEGMAEGAFNNVLNIPSTILEKDDRQIARWDGEVPKSEEFKTYFQDLV, encoded by the coding sequence ATGCGTATTAAGATTTTCGGAAAATTAAATTGCGCGAAATGCGAAACTACAAAAAATAAATTCAGCCACTTTCTGCAGAAATGGGATTGCAAAGGAAAAGCAAACATTGAATTTTTCGATATGGATACTATTGAAGGTATGGCTGAAGGAGCTTTCAATAATGTCCTGAATATCCCTTCCACTATTTTGGAGAAAGATGACAGGCAGATTGCCAGGTGGGACGGGGAGGTCCCTAAGTCTGAAGAATTTAAAACGTATTTTCAAGACCTTGTTTAA
- a CDS encoding serine hydroxymethyltransferase — MKNLRKADPEIFDAIQKETEREEYHIELIASENFTSDAVLEAAGSVMTNKYAEGYPGRRYYGGCECVDIAENIAIERAKKLFDAEYVNVQPHSGSQANMGIYFSVLNPGDTILGMDLAHGGHLTHGAKVNFSGRLYNVCSYGVSREKETLDYDGIMRLAKEHKPRLIIAGASAYPRTIDFKRFREIADSVEAYLMVDMAHIAGLVAAGCHPSPLVHAHFVTTTTHKTLRGPRGGMILMGKDFENRMGIILKSTGKPRMMSSIIDSNIMPGIQGGPLMHIIAAKAVSFAEALEPGFKKYSEQVIKNAKTLCGALEKRGYRIVSGGTDNHLFLVDLTDKNITGKDAEKALDRAGITVNKNGIPFDSKSPLVTSGIRIGTPAMTTRGMKEKEMDVIAGFISEVLYAPNSDKVAEDIKSRVRGLCEAFPIYKHHIKK; from the coding sequence ATGAAAAATTTAAGAAAAGCGGACCCTGAAATTTTCGATGCCATACAGAAAGAAACAGAAAGAGAGGAATATCACATTGAATTAATCGCCTCCGAGAATTTTACAAGTGACGCGGTGCTTGAAGCGGCAGGCTCCGTTATGACCAATAAATATGCGGAAGGTTATCCCGGAAGAAGGTATTACGGCGGCTGTGAATGTGTTGATATAGCCGAAAATATTGCTATTGAAAGGGCAAAAAAACTTTTTGACGCCGAATACGTAAATGTCCAGCCTCATTCGGGATCACAGGCAAACATGGGAATATATTTTTCCGTCCTGAATCCGGGGGACACTATTTTAGGTATGGACCTCGCGCATGGCGGGCACCTTACTCACGGCGCCAAAGTAAATTTTTCAGGCCGGTTGTACAACGTGTGTTCTTATGGAGTAAGCAGGGAAAAAGAGACGCTTGATTATGACGGAATAATGAGGCTGGCAAAAGAGCACAAACCCAGGCTGATTATCGCGGGGGCATCCGCTTATCCCAGGACGATAGATTTTAAAAGGTTCAGAGAAATAGCCGATTCAGTGGAAGCATATCTTATGGTTGACATGGCTCATATTGCCGGACTGGTTGCTGCGGGATGCCATCCTTCTCCGCTTGTTCACGCTCATTTTGTCACTACGACTACGCATAAGACTTTGAGAGGACCCCGCGGCGGGATGATTCTTATGGGGAAAGATTTTGAAAACAGGATGGGTATTATCCTGAAAAGCACCGGAAAACCGAGGATGATGAGCAGCATCATAGATTCCAATATAATGCCCGGGATTCAGGGCGGCCCTCTGATGCATATAATTGCGGCAAAAGCGGTGTCCTTCGCCGAAGCGCTTGAACCCGGTTTTAAAAAATATTCGGAACAGGTGATAAAAAACGCGAAAACACTGTGCGGCGCTCTTGAGAAAAGAGGATACAGGATAGTATCCGGAGGAACGGATAACCATCTTTTCCTCGTAGACCTTACGGATAAAAATATAACGGGCAAAGATGCGGAAAAGGCCCTGGACAGGGCTGGTATAACCGTCAATAAAAACGGTATCCCTTTTGATTCCAAATCGCCTTTGGTGACTTCGGGTATCAGAATAGGCACTCCGGCCATGACTACCAGAGGAATGAAAGAAAAAGAAATGGATGTTATCGCGGGTTTTATATCGGAAGTTTTATATGCTCCGAACAGCGATAAGGTTGCTGAGGATATAAAAAGCAGGGTCAGGGGATTATGCGAGGCATTTCCGATTTATAAGCATCATATTAAAAAATAA
- a CDS encoding cytidine/deoxycytidylate deaminase family protein yields the protein MCPVKKNNSAKKDKRPSWDEYFMEIARLVAQRSTCLRRKVGAVLVKDKHVLATGYNGVPSGLRHCLEIGCIRTKNKIPSGQRHELCRGLHAEMNVLIQSAKFGVSIEKSTIYSTTHPCILCAKMIINAGIKKVVISEGYPDEDAVKMFKEAGVEIKKI from the coding sequence ATGTGTCCTGTAAAGAAAAACAACTCTGCAAAAAAAGATAAGCGCCCGTCGTGGGATGAGTATTTTATGGAAATTGCCCGTCTTGTTGCGCAGAGGTCCACATGCCTGCGGCGCAAAGTCGGAGCTGTCCTGGTTAAGGATAAGCATGTCCTCGCAACCGGTTATAACGGTGTGCCGTCGGGTCTGAGACATTGTCTGGAAATAGGCTGCATAAGGACGAAAAACAAAATCCCTTCCGGCCAGAGGCATGAATTGTGCAGAGGCCTGCATGCCGAGATGAATGTTCTTATACAATCCGCCAAATTCGGAGTGAGCATTGAAAAAAGCACAATTTATTCAACTACCCATCCCTGCATCTTGTGCGCCAAGATGATAATCAACGCCGGCATTAAAAAAGTTGTAATCAGTGAAGGTTATCCGGATGAAGATGCTGTTAAAATGTTCAAAGAAGCCGGTGTGGAAATTAAAAAAATTTAA
- the nrdD gene encoding anaerobic ribonucleoside-triphosphate reductase, with amino-acid sequence MIKEVDKVTYVRKRDGRLVPFNKRKIADAIFKAAKAVGGENRELADELAEAVSFYLHKTYSEAAPNIEEIQDMAEKILVETGHTRTAKAYILYRDSRARKREEIKVRKKIIKDGNSTDLALMVSPSSKDQMFNWDRSRIALALIREARMPQHVAEEIAAAVEKKIFNSGLSQISTSLIRELVDNELFVRGFDVKLKAHSIIGMPVYDLDRLITSKSNENSNIAANNPEAINLSIAEATLKQYALEKVFSEEVAEAHLKGQIHLHDLGYPTRVYCSSHSLEYLKKYGLQLGNLDTSSGPAKHARTLTGHLNTFLASMQAYYAGALGVGYINIFYAPYLEGMPYEEMKQEAQYLIFSGSQNAFSRGGQTLFLDFNIHTGIPNYMKNIPAIGPGGKYTNKTYKDYEKESRMFARAMLEIWEKGDSGGRVFAFPKCDFHINKETFEEPEQLELLKYACEIAGRNGTPYFIFDRDEVTLSACCRLRTQIKDNYMIQHPESMRFCGFQNVTVNLPRAAFQSGRGNKEKFFEEVEKSFELCVKAHLEKKDFIEGLMGFPGAPLWEVGKTAMDGRPYIELEQCTYIVGLVGLNEATQYILGKELHEGEDALKFGLKVVANMYFLAKKAEQKYGLKFSLEESPAESATRRLAKVDMQHYPEAKQYVKGDFANDEYYYTNSIHLRADADVDIVTRIEKQAKFHTMIESGAIIHAFVGEKLPSPESILNLVKKTYHKTQAAQLTISPEFTVCRQCRRSIIGIKNECQSCAGIKIPDVTHLSGADENIKWRKKRPENDVVFEKCEKVQEAKV; translated from the coding sequence ATGATAAAAGAGGTCGATAAGGTAACATATGTAAGGAAAAGAGACGGCCGCCTGGTGCCGTTCAATAAGAGAAAAATAGCGGATGCGATATTCAAAGCGGCAAAAGCGGTCGGAGGAGAAAACCGGGAACTTGCCGATGAGCTTGCTGAAGCCGTTTCTTTCTACCTTCATAAAACATATTCCGAGGCAGCCCCCAACATAGAAGAAATACAGGATATGGCCGAGAAAATTCTCGTTGAAACAGGACATACCAGAACGGCAAAAGCATATATCCTTTACAGAGACTCAAGAGCCAGGAAAAGGGAAGAGATTAAGGTAAGAAAAAAAATAATAAAAGACGGTAATTCTACGGATTTGGCGCTTATGGTATCTCCTTCCTCGAAAGACCAGATGTTCAACTGGGACAGGTCCAGAATAGCGCTTGCGCTTATAAGAGAAGCGAGGATGCCGCAGCATGTTGCGGAAGAAATAGCCGCCGCCGTCGAGAAAAAAATATTCAATTCCGGACTGAGCCAGATTTCCACGTCTCTGATAAGAGAACTTGTTGATAACGAACTTTTTGTCAGGGGCTTTGATGTAAAATTAAAAGCGCATTCTATCATAGGCATGCCCGTATATGACCTCGACAGGCTTATAACTTCAAAAAGCAATGAGAACAGCAATATTGCGGCAAATAACCCGGAAGCTATAAATCTTTCGATTGCTGAAGCGACACTCAAACAGTATGCGCTCGAGAAAGTTTTCAGCGAAGAAGTCGCCGAAGCGCATCTTAAAGGGCAGATTCATCTTCATGATCTGGGTTATCCGACAAGGGTATATTGTTCCAGCCATTCTCTTGAATACCTTAAAAAATACGGCCTTCAGCTCGGGAACCTCGATACTTCATCAGGGCCTGCCAAACATGCCCGCACGCTTACGGGACATCTTAATACTTTTCTTGCGTCCATGCAGGCGTATTATGCGGGAGCTCTCGGAGTCGGTTATATAAATATATTTTATGCCCCCTACCTTGAAGGGATGCCTTATGAAGAAATGAAACAGGAAGCCCAGTATCTTATTTTCAGCGGTTCCCAGAATGCCTTTTCCCGCGGCGGGCAGACGCTGTTCCTTGATTTCAATATTCATACCGGCATTCCCAACTATATGAAGAATATTCCGGCAATAGGGCCGGGAGGAAAATATACAAATAAGACTTATAAGGATTATGAGAAAGAGTCCAGGATGTTCGCGAGGGCTATGCTTGAGATATGGGAGAAAGGAGACAGCGGCGGCAGGGTGTTCGCATTCCCGAAATGCGATTTTCACATCAACAAAGAGACTTTTGAAGAACCGGAACAGCTTGAACTGTTGAAATATGCCTGTGAAATAGCAGGCAGGAACGGAACTCCTTATTTTATATTTGATCGCGATGAGGTTACTTTGTCGGCCTGCTGCAGGCTTAGAACCCAGATAAAAGATAATTACATGATACAGCACCCGGAAAGCATGCGTTTCTGCGGTTTTCAGAATGTTACGGTCAACCTTCCTCGCGCGGCTTTCCAGTCCGGCAGGGGGAATAAAGAGAAATTTTTCGAAGAGGTCGAAAAATCATTTGAGCTTTGTGTAAAAGCCCATCTTGAAAAGAAGGACTTTATAGAAGGGTTGATGGGTTTTCCCGGCGCCCCGCTCTGGGAGGTCGGAAAAACGGCGATGGACGGGAGGCCTTATATAGAGTTGGAACAATGCACTTATATAGTAGGGCTTGTCGGGCTGAACGAGGCTACGCAGTATATATTGGGAAAAGAACTCCATGAGGGAGAAGATGCTTTGAAATTCGGGCTGAAAGTTGTTGCCAATATGTATTTTCTCGCGAAAAAAGCCGAGCAGAAATACGGCCTTAAATTCAGCCTTGAAGAATCTCCCGCAGAATCCGCGACAAGAAGGCTTGCGAAGGTCGATATGCAGCATTATCCCGAGGCGAAACAGTATGTAAAAGGTGATTTTGCCAACGATGAGTATTATTATACGAATTCAATACATCTTCGGGCTGACGCGGATGTAGATATAGTAACCAGGATAGAGAAGCAGGCTAAATTTCATACAATGATAGAGTCGGGCGCGATAATCCATGCTTTTGTCGGGGAGAAACTGCCTTCGCCGGAAAGTATTTTGAACCTTGTAAAGAAAACATATCACAAGACTCAGGCGGCTCAGTTAACGATTTCACCTGAATTTACGGTTTGCCGGCAGTGCAGAAGGAGTATCATCGGTATTAAGAACGAATGCCAGTCCTGTGCCGGAATAAAAATACCCGATGTGACTCACTTAAGCGGCGCGGATGAGAATATCAAATGGCGGAAAAAAAGGCCGGAGAACGATGTTGTTTTTGAGAAATGTGAAAAAGTTCAGGAAGCGAAAGTATAA